A stretch of Sinimarinibacterium sp. NLF-5-8 DNA encodes these proteins:
- a CDS encoding HAD-IA family hydrolase: protein MSLRAVLFDVDGTLADTEALGHRPAYNHAFRKLGLDLRWDAELYRELLKQPGGRERLKHFVQHYRPCLGDQQPRTEAELDAWVAKVHALKSHYFRQRMRQGEVPLRPGIARLMREARIQGLRLAIVTNASLKTLKPVLQYSMGPELSAEIEVIASGEEVTHKKPAADVYCLALRRLGLSARDCVALEDSEMGLRAATAAGVAAIVTINSDTVDQNFSSAALVVSSLGEPGAPARVLRGGALTPPWVTLKTLQDIAAQRAGAEGGAGDACASASSPLLAHSGEATPCRF, encoded by the coding sequence ATGAGTCTGCGCGCGGTGTTGTTTGATGTGGATGGCACGCTGGCCGATACCGAGGCCTTGGGCCATCGGCCTGCCTATAACCATGCCTTTCGCAAGCTGGGGCTGGATTTGCGATGGGATGCAGAACTGTATCGAGAACTGCTCAAGCAGCCGGGGGGGCGTGAGCGCCTGAAACATTTTGTGCAGCACTATCGACCCTGTCTGGGCGATCAGCAGCCGCGCACGGAGGCTGAGCTGGATGCCTGGGTGGCCAAGGTGCATGCGCTCAAATCGCATTATTTTCGGCAGCGGATGCGCCAGGGCGAGGTGCCGCTGCGACCCGGCATTGCGCGGTTGATGCGTGAGGCGCGCATACAGGGATTGCGGCTGGCGATTGTGACCAATGCCAGTCTCAAGACGCTCAAGCCGGTGTTGCAATACAGCATGGGGCCGGAGTTGTCGGCAGAAATCGAGGTCATCGCCAGCGGCGAGGAAGTGACCCACAAAAAACCGGCCGCAGATGTTTATTGCCTGGCGCTGCGTCGTCTTGGTCTGTCGGCGCGGGACTGTGTGGCACTCGAAGATTCCGAGATGGGATTGCGGGCGGCGACGGCGGCCGGGGTTGCCGCCATCGTCACCATCAACAGCGATACCGTCGATCAGAATTTTTCCAGTGCTGCGCTGGTGGTATCAAGCCTGGGCGAGCCTGGCGCCCCCGCACGGGTGTTGCGCGGCGGTGCCCTGACGCCGCCCTGGGTCACGCTGAAAACGTTGCAGGATATTGCAGCACAGCGCGCTGGCGCCGAAGGCGGGGCGGGTGACGCCTGCGCGTCGGCATCGAGCCCGTTGCTGGCGCATTCCGGCGAGGCGACGCCCTGTCGTTTTTGA
- the gluQRS gene encoding tRNA glutamyl-Q(34) synthetase GluQRS has product MPTNQAPNEASPDTRYRGRFAPTPSGPLHLGSLLTALAGWLCARRARGLWHLRIDDLDQARCASQSVEQILHQLEAHGLTWDGPIRYQHDHLPEYQAALQTLIDQQQVYACQCSRAQLARRLCCGADAAHYDGHCRNLGLPFSDHALRARLRRQAITYVDGWQGVQPSGDIRALGDFVLKRRDGVFSYQLSCAVDEIALGITEVVRGADLMDSTLAQLWVLDALAAPRPAYRHLPVLTDPGSGQKLSKQNHAVPLDCNLAGENLWRCLFYLRQSPPAQLRHAPVQTILQWAVHAWQPQKVPGVPDQAVEPSL; this is encoded by the coding sequence ATGCCGACAAATCAAGCGCCGAACGAGGCTTCTCCAGACACTCGCTATCGTGGCCGCTTTGCCCCCACCCCCAGCGGCCCGCTGCATCTGGGCTCATTGCTGACCGCGCTGGCCGGCTGGCTCTGCGCGCGCCGCGCGCGCGGCCTGTGGCATTTGCGGATCGATGATCTCGATCAGGCACGCTGCGCTTCACAATCGGTTGAACAGATCCTGCATCAACTCGAAGCCCACGGCCTGACCTGGGACGGCCCGATCCGCTACCAGCATGACCATCTGCCGGAATATCAGGCCGCACTGCAAACACTCATCGACCAGCAGCAGGTTTACGCCTGCCAATGCAGCCGCGCGCAATTGGCACGGCGGCTCTGCTGCGGTGCCGACGCCGCTCACTATGATGGCCACTGCCGCAACCTGGGGCTGCCGTTTTCAGACCATGCCTTGCGCGCGCGACTCCGCAGACAGGCCATCACCTATGTCGATGGCTGGCAAGGCGTGCAGCCATCCGGCGATATCCGCGCGCTCGGGGATTTTGTGCTCAAGCGCCGCGACGGCGTCTTCAGCTACCAGCTCAGTTGTGCCGTGGACGAAATCGCTCTGGGCATCACCGAAGTGGTTCGCGGTGCCGATCTGATGGATTCGACTCTTGCGCAGCTCTGGGTTCTGGATGCGCTGGCCGCACCGCGCCCGGCCTACCGCCACCTGCCGGTGCTGACCGACCCCGGCAGCGGACAAAAACTTTCCAAGCAAAATCATGCCGTACCGCTGGATTGCAACCTGGCCGGCGAAAACCTGTGGCGCTGTCTGTTCTACCTGCGCCAATCCCCGCCCGCCCAATTGCGCCACGCGCCTGTTCAGACCATCCTGCAATGGGCTGTGCACGCCTGGCAGCCCCAGAAAGTCCCCGGCGTCCCCGATCAGGCGGTGGAGCCAAGCCTGTGA
- the phaR gene encoding polyhydroxyalkanoate synthesis repressor PhaR, producing MNDLRIIKKYPNRRLYDTHISRYITLEEIRQLVIDHVNFRVEDKRSEEDITRSILLQVIAEQEEGGNPIFTAEVLRFIIRYYGDPMQNSIGRYLELSLHLFQQQQQQFTDQLRDLLGQAQQPILTLKDIAERQVPIWRSVRAEFLRNLSTTAKSIKRRARPEDES from the coding sequence ATGAATGACCTTCGCATCATCAAGAAATACCCCAACCGCCGCCTTTACGATACTCATATCAGCCGCTACATCACGCTCGAAGAAATTCGCCAGCTGGTGATCGATCACGTCAACTTCAGGGTTGAAGACAAGCGCAGCGAAGAAGACATCACCCGCAGCATTCTGTTGCAGGTCATCGCCGAGCAAGAAGAAGGCGGAAACCCGATTTTTACCGCTGAGGTTCTGCGCTTCATCATTCGTTATTACGGTGATCCGATGCAAAACAGCATTGGCCGCTATCTCGAACTGTCGCTCCACCTTTTTCAGCAGCAGCAGCAGCAATTCACCGACCAGCTCCGCGATCTGCTCGGACAGGCGCAACAGCCGATCCTGACGCTCAAGGACATCGCCGAACGTCAGGTGCCCATCTGGCGTTCGGTTCGCGCCGAGTTCCTGCGCAACCTTTCGACCACGGCAAAGTCCATCAAGCGTCGCGCCCGCCCGGAAGACGAATCTTGA